From a single Loxodonta africana isolate mLoxAfr1 chromosome 9, mLoxAfr1.hap2, whole genome shotgun sequence genomic region:
- the PALM2AKAP2 gene encoding PALM2-AKAP2 fusion protein isoform X3 produces the protein MEIEVSVAECKSVPGITSTPHSMDHPSLFYSPPRNGVLTDHHESLDNDVAREIRYLDEVLEANCCDSAVDGTYNGTSSPEPGATILVGTLSPPAHTANQPEATERTAGRQVPPHIELRKSSSYTMAESERTNGHAPDQPRDTLGDGLQVPVSPSSSTSSRCSSRDGEFTLTTLKKEAKFELRAFHEDKKPSKLFEDDEREKEQYCVRKVRPSEEMLELEKERRELIRSQAVKKNPGIAAKWWNPPQEKTIEEQLDEEHLESHKRYKERKERRAQQEQLLLQQQQQPPPPPPLQLCTAPASSREHSSMTENAKEDIVTEQIDFSAARKQFQLMENSRQTVAKGQSTPRLFSVKPFYRPLGSINSDKPVTISRPASVRGPPEDSAASTAKGQKASCSLESQSMGGGQSGAAPQGREGPYSEPSKRGPLSKLWAEDREFTSVRAVLTVVKDDDHGILDQFSKSVNVSLTPEELDSGLDELSVRSQDTTVLETLSNDFSMDNISDSGASNETTNALQENSLADFSLPQTPQTDNPSEGRGEGVSKSFSDHGFYSPSSTLGDSPSVDDPLEYQAGLLVQNAIQQAIAEQVDKAVYKTNKDRAQQQGPEATLEEAETGPPSSEKPQNMFEPPQVSSPVQEKRDVLPKILPAEDRALRERAPSQALPAVQPSGPVNMEETRPEGSYFSKYSEAAELRSTASLLATQESDVMVGPFKLRSRKQRTLSMIEEEIRAAQEREEELKRQRQVLQSTQSPRAKKAASLPSRTMCYKTAPGKIEKVKPPPSPTTEGPSLQPDLGPEEAAGPQRPKNLMQTLMEDYETHKSKRRERMDDSSVLEATRVNRRKSALALRWEAGIYANQEEEDNE, from the exons ATGGAAATTGAGGTCTCAGTTGCAGAATGTAAAAGTGTTCCAGGAATCACCTCGACCCCACACTCCATGGACCACCCCTCCCTTTTCTATTCACCCCCACGCAATGGCGTCCTCACTGATCACCACGAATCCCTAGATAATGATGTGGCCAGAGAGATCCGATATCTAGACGAAGTGCTGGAGGCCAACTGCTGCGATTCTGCTGTGGACGGAACGTATAACGGCACATCCTCCCCGGAGCCTGGCGCCACCATCCTGGTGGGCACTCTGAGCCCACCTGCCCACACAGCTAACCAGCCAGAAGCCACTGAGAGAACAGCTGGCAGGCAGGTGCCTCCTCACATTGAGCTCCGTAAAAGCAGCTCCTACACCATGGCAGAGAGTGAAAGAACAAATGGCCACGCTCCTGACCAGCCCCGAGATACACTGGGAGACGGCCTGCAGGTACCTGTGAGCCCCAGCTCCTCCACCAGCTCCCGGTGTTCTTCCCGAGATGGGGAGTTCACGCTCACCACGCTGAAGAAGGAGGCCAAGTTTGAGCTGCGGGCCTTCCATGAAGACAAGAAGCCCTCCAAGCTCTTTGAGGATgacgagagagagaaagagcaataCTGCGTCAGGAAAGTGAGGCCTTCAGAAGAGATGCTAGAGCtggaaaaggaaaggagggaactCATCCGGAGCCAGGCTGTGAAAAAGAATCCTGGCATTGCAGCCAAATGGTGGAATCCCCCCCAGGAAAAAACCATCGAGGAGCAGCTTGATGAGGAGCACCTGGAGTCGCACAAAAGGTACAAGGAGCGCAAGGAGAGAAGGGCACAGCAGGAACAACTGCTGctgcaacagcagcagcagccgccgccgccgcccccacTACAGCTCTGCACAGCCCCAGCCTCCTCTCGTGAACATTCAAGCATGACTGAAAATGCAAAGGAAGACATTGTCACAGAGCAGATAGATTTCTCTGCTGCTCGTAAACAGTTTCAGCTGATGGAGAATTCCAGGCAAACAGTGGCCAAGGGCCAGAGTACACCCAGGCTGTTCTCTGTCAAGCCCTTCTACAGGCCTTTGGGGTCAATCAACTCAGACAAACCAGTGACAATCTCGAGACCGGCCTCTGTCAGAGGACCTCCAGAAGACAGTGCTGCATCGACAGCCAAGGGGCAGAAAGCCTCCTGTTCCCTCGAGAGCCAGTCCATGGGAGGAGGCCAGAGTGGTGCAGCTCCTCAGGGAAGGGAAGGGCCTTACAGTGAGCCCTCTAAACGTGGGCCCTTATCTAAACTGTGGGCAGAGGACAGAGAGTTTACAAGTGTCCGGGCAGTCCTCACTGTGGTCAAGGATGATGACCATGGGATTTTGGATCAGTTCTCAAAATCTGTCAATGTCTCTTTGACCCCAGAGGAGCTTGACTCTGGTTTGGATGAACTGTCAGTGAGGTCCCAGGATACCACCGTCCTGGAGACCCTGTCTAATGATTTCAGCATGGACAACATCAGTGACAGTGGGGCCTCCAATGAGACAACCAATGCTCTCCAGGAAaactcactggctgatttttctctGCCCCAGACTCCGCAAACTGACAACCCCTCAGAGGGCCGGGGAGAAGGTGTCTCCAAGTCATTTAGTGATCATGGTTTCTATTCCCCTTCGTCCACACTGGGAGACTCTCCGTCAGTTGATGACCCCTTGGAATATCAGGCTGGTCTCCTGGTGCAGAATGCCATTCAGCAAGCCATTGCTGAGCAAGTAGATAAAGCTGTGTATAAAACCAACAAGGATAGAGCACAACAGCAGGGACCTGAAGCAACTCTAGAGGAAGCTGAAACTGGGCCTCCTAGCTCAGAGAAGCCTCAGAACATGTTTGAGCCACCTCAGGTATCTTCTCCTGTTCAAGAGAAAAGAGATGTATTACCAAAGATTCTGCCTGCTGAAGACAGAGCGCTCAGGGAAAGGGCGCCCTCCCAGGCACTGCCTGCCGTGCAACCCAGTGGCCCAGTAAACATGGAGGAGACCAGGCCTGAAGGGAGCTACTTCAGCAAATACTCAGAGGCAGCTGAGCTGAGAAGCACAGCCTCCCTCCTGGCCACTCAAGAATCAGATGTGATGGTTGGGCCCTTCAAGCTGAGGTCAAGGAAGCAGCGGACTTTGTCCATGATCGAAGAAGAGATCCGAGCAGCCCAGGAAAGGGAAGAGGAGCTGAAGAGGCAGAGACAAGTTTTGCAGAGCACGCAGAGCCCCAGGGCAAAGAAGGCTGCATCCCTGCCCTCCAGAACAATGTGCTACAAAACTGCCCCAG GGAAAATAGAGAAAGTCAAACCTCCTCCATCCCCCACAACCGAAGGCCCCAGCTTGCAGCCTGACTTAGGCCCCGAAGAGGCTGCCGGACCCCAGCGGCCCAAGAATCTGATGCAGACCCTCATGGAAGACTATGAGACACATAAATCTAAAAGGCGCGAGAGAATGGATGATAGTAGT